The DNA window TCGTCGGCGGGTTTCAGTCCGAGGACGGCTCGCGCTGGGGGCGCCCGGTGGCCGCGGTGACGGGACCCGACGGCGCGATCTACATCACCGACGATGACGCCGATGCCGTCTATCGCCTGGCCCCGCCGCGCTAGCGGACCGGGTTGTTCTTGCGTCCTGTGACGCCGACGTAGATGGCGATCAACACGATCGCGACGACGATGCCGACGAGGAACGGAATGACCTGCCACCCGCCGTTGGAGTTCGAGTACCCGAGCTGGTAGGTGAGCCAGGAGCCGATGAAGGATCCGAGCGCGCCGAGCACGATCGTCATGATCACGCCGATGCTCTGCTTGCCGGGCATGATGAGCCGCGCCAGTGCCCCGACGATCAGGCCGACGACGAGCGCGCTGAGGATGGTGCCAATCATTTTTTCTCCTCTATCGGTAGGTGGTTGAGTGCCGACGTCAACTGCTTCTCGGTGTCATTGGCCAGCTTTTCGAAGTACAGCTTCAGCACTGGGTTGAAAAGCGCGATCGGCCCGTGCATCTCGAGCTCGTTGCGGTAGGTGATCACCGAACCCGTGTTCGCGGCATCGACGTAGATCTTTTCGGTAGACGTCGATGACTTGTTCTTTCCGACGAACACGAGGTTGCTGGCGCCGAGGCTGTCCAGGGTGTAGGTCAGTTCTGCGGTCACGCCGAGGATCTTCGAGACGTTGCGCCACGATGC is part of the Mycolicibacterium tusciae JS617 genome and encodes:
- a CDS encoding SRPBCC family protein, which produces MPSVSRTFSVSPPPHQVIDYLKDFGNAVQWDPGTQECTRIDSGPIGEGASWRNVSKILGVTAELTYTLDSLGASNLVFVGKNKSSTSTEKIYVDAANTGSVITYRNELEMHGPIALFNPVLKLYFEKLANDTEKQLTSALNHLPIEEKK
- a CDS encoding GlsB/YeaQ/YmgE family stress response membrane protein translates to MIGTILSALVVGLIVGALARLIMPGKQSIGVIMTIVLGALGSFIGSWLTYQLGYSNSNGGWQVIPFLVGIVVAIVLIAIYVGVTGRKNNPVR